A section of the Callospermophilus lateralis isolate mCalLat2 chromosome 16, mCalLat2.hap1, whole genome shotgun sequence genome encodes:
- the Fabp4 gene encoding fatty acid-binding protein, adipocyte — protein MCDAFVGTWKLVSSENFDDYMKEVGVGFATRKVAGMAKPNMIISVNGDVITIRSESTFKNTEISFKLGQEFDEVTADDRKVKSIITLDGGVLVQVQKWDGKSTTIKRKREDDKLVVECVMKGVTSTRVYERA, from the exons ATGTGTGATGCTTTTGTAGGTACCTGGAAACTTGTCTCCAGTGAAAACTTTGATGATTACATGAAAGAAGTGG GAGTGGGCTTTGCCACCCGGAAAGTGGCTGGCATGGCCAAACCCAACATGATCATCAGTGTGAATGGAGATGTGATCACCATTAGATCAGAAAGCACCTTTAAAAAcactgagatttccttcaaactGGGCCAGGAATTTGACGAAGTCACTGCAGACGACAGGAAAGTCAAG aGCATCATAACCTTAGATGGGGGTGTCCTGGTTCAGGTGCAGAAGTGGGATGGCAAATCGACCACcataaagagaaaaagagaggatgATAAGCTGGTGGTG GAATGTGTCATGAAAGGCGTCACTTCCACCAGAGTTTATGAGAGAGCATAA
- the Fabp12 gene encoding fatty acid-binding protein 12, whose product MVDQLQGKWKSISCENFEKYMKEMGIGRANRKLGRLAKPTVTISTNGDVITIKTKSIFRNNKISFKLGEEFEETTPGGHKTKSTVTLDNDTLVQVQDWNGKETTIRRKLVDGKMVVESAVNNVICTRTYERV is encoded by the exons ATGGTGGATCAGCTCCAAGGGAAATGGAAATCGATTTCTTGTGAAAATTTCGAAAAATATATGAAGGAAATGG GAATAGGAAGAGCCAACCGGAAATTGGGTCGTTTGGCAAAACCCACTGTGACCATCAGTACAAACGGAGATGTGATCACCATAAAAACCAAAAGCATCTTTAGGAATAATAAGATCTCCTTCAAACTGGGAGAAGAATTTGAAGAAACCACACCAGGTGGCCATAAAACCAAG AGTACCGTGACCTTAGATAATGACACCTTAGTCCAAGTTCAGGACTGGAATGGCAAGGAAACCACCATTCGGAGGAAGCTGGTAGATGGCAAAATGGTGGTG GAAAGTGCCGTGAACAATGTCATCTGCACACGGACATATGAGAGAGTGTAA